GTAATATCTATTGGCAAGATGTTATTCGTTCAATTATTTTTGGTTTATTGTCAGCCCCCTTTGTGATCTATTTCTTTACCTTATTGGTGGAAAAACTCGAACATTCTCGCTTGAAACTGGCACAAAGTAATAACCAATTAAATGAAAATATTATCGCCCTCAACAAGGCACAACAAGAATTAGAACAAAAAGCCGAATTTTTACGTTCCTTTATTGATGCTTCGCCTGATTTAGTCTTTTACCGTTCTGCTCAAGGGCAATTTTTAGGCTGTAATAAAGCAATGGAAATTCTGACAGGGAAAACCGAAAAAGAATTGTTACAAATGACACCAACACAAACATTTAGCCCTGAAATTGCCGAACGCATACAACAAATTGATCAAGAAATTCTACAAAATCAACAAGATATTACCTATGAGCAGTGGTTAAAATATCCCGACGGTAAATTGGCTTGTTTTGAAATTCATAAAGTGCCTTATTTTGATACGATGACGAAAAACCATTGCATTATGGGCTTTGGACGAGATATTACGGAAAGAAAGCGTTATTTAGAAGTCATAGAAAAAAATAGTCGTGATAAAACCAACTTAATGGCAACCATTAGCCATGAATTACGTACCCCATTAAATGGGATTGTCGGTTTAAGCCAAATTTTACTTGATAGCCAATTAACAGAACAACAACGCAACTATCTCAAAACAATTCATGTAAGTGCGGTATCTTTGGGCTATATTTTTAGTGATATTATCGATCTGGAAAAATTAGATAGTAGAAGAATTGAAATTTATCGCAAAGAAACGGACTTTCATCATTTTTTAAATGACATTAATAATATTGCCTCTTTTATGGCAGAGCGAAAAAAACTCAAGTTTGAATTACAATGTGATAAGCATTTACCCCATTGGGTAATGCTTGATGCCACACGTTTAAGCCAAATTTTATGGAATTTAATCAGCAATGCCGTAAAGTTCACTGCACAAGGAAAAATTTGTTTAACAGTAAAATCCTTAGGGCATACACAATTACAATTTAGCTTAACGGATACAGGCATTGGTATTGCGCCACAGGAATTGGATAAAATCTTTACTATGTATTATCAAGTAGAAGACAAACAGCATCATCAAAAAGCCTTAGGCAGTGGCATTGGTTTATCCATTTCTAAACATATTGCCAAATTAATGGACGGCGATTTGACGGTACAAAGTGAAGTAGGAAAAGGCTCAACCTTTACCTTAACCATTAAAGCCCAAGAAGTGAGCCAACCCTCTTCGCTTGAACAACCACAAGTCAATTTGCCATTAAACATTTTGTTGGTGGAAGATATTGATGTGAATATTACGGTAGCAAAAGCTATGTTGGAAAAATTGGGCTATCAAGTTGATGTGGCAATGACAGGTCAACAAGCCATAGCAAAATTCACACAACACCAATATGATTTATTACTCTTAGACATTCAACTCCCCGATATGACAGGCTTTGAAGTTGCTCAACATTTGCGTCAAAAATACCAAGCCGATGAATATGAATACTTACCGCCATTAATTGCATTAACTGCCAATGTGATTAATAACAAGCAAGAATATCTGGATAAAGGTATGGACGATGTACTCTGTAAACCGCTATCCATAGAGGCATTAAATCGGTGTTTATATGATTATTTTGCGACTGATGACAATCCAGCCCCACCGCATCAAATGAAATCCACCGATCAAGCTGCCATTTTGGATAAGGTATTATTAGACGAACTGTTGACCATGTTAGGTCAGGATTTTGTTCAACAAAATAGCCAATTATTTGAACAAATGATGCAAGAATATTTGAACGAGCTAACCATTCTCTATCAACAATATCAGCAAGATCCATCAAGGCGAAAACCCCTTACAGAACTTGCGCATAAAATTAAAGGGGCAAGTGCGTCTATTGGTTTAAAACGCCTTCAACAACTTGCTCAACAGGCACAACAAGATCAAGATCCCCAATGGCATCAACATATTGGCGATTGGATTAAGCAATTAAATCAATATTGGCGGCAAGATCTGTATGTGTTGCAACGATATTTGAGAAAAGCGTAATTGTGCAAAGTGCGGTGTAAAAAATTTTATTTTTACACCGCACTTTTTATAAATGATAATATAAGTTACAAGTAAGCTACTGCTTCACAAAATTAATGCTTATGCCCACAACCGCAACCATGGTCATGATGATGATCGTGGTGATGCTCGTGATGATGATCATGATGATGCCCGCCACAACCACAGCCATGTCCTTCTTCTTCGTGTCCACCACAGCAACCGCCACCCTCTTGGTGAATATGGCCATGGGCAATTTCTTCTAAAGTGGCTTCACGAGTTGCGACAACTTCTACACTAAAATGTAAACTTTGCCCTGCTAACATATGGTTACCATCAACCACCACATCATTTTCACCAACTTCTGTAATTACCACAGGTAAAGGTCCAACATCAGTATCAGCAATAAAACGCATACCCACTTCTAATTCATCAACGCCCATAAAGACATCTTTCGGCACACGTTGTACCATATTTTCGTTATATTCGCCGTAACCTTCTTCTGGCTTAACTTTTACTTCAAATTTATCGCCAACAGACTTACCCTCTAACGCATTTTCTAAACCAACTACAAGATTATTATGACCTTGCAAATATTCTAAAGGTTGATTTACCGGTGCTTCGTCCACTAAAACGCCATCTTCTGTTCGCACTTGATAAGCAATGCTTACTACCACATTTTTTGCTACTTTCATTGATTACTCCATTGTTGTACAAGTATTCAGGCATTGTATAAGAAATCAAATCAGATAGAAAGTTAATCATTCAATAATCTTGAGATCTTATTTATAAATAAAACAATACGCTAAATCAGCGATTTATGCCACAATATCCCTAAGATTATCATAAGATTGACTTTATTAAGGATCATTTATGTCATCAGCATTACATTATGTCATTAATTTATTGGCTAGACGAGAATACAGCGAAGCCGAAATTCGGCATAAAATGCAACAAAAAGCCTTTAGTCCAGAGGAGATTGAACAAGCTATTCAATATTGCCAACAAAAAAATTGGCAAAGTGATTTGCGTTTTTGTGAAAGTTACATTCGCACTCGTTCACAACGTGGTTATGGGAAATTACGGATAAAACAAGAACTTAACTATTTGAAAGGGATCGATGATGAAACCCTTAATACCGTTTTTGACGGTATGCAAATTGATTGGGAGGAACTGGCATTAACGACATTAAGTAAAAAATTCCCTCATTTTGCACAAGTTAAGGATCTTAAAACTAAACAAAAAATTTGGCGTTATATGGCATCACATGGTTTTTATGCCGAAGAATTTAGCCATTATATTGGGCAAGGCGATGAATAGCTTAAACAGATATTTTATAATTAACCATATTAATTATCGTCATTCCACTTTAAAATAAGACGGTGTTGGCCTGCCTCTGTCTTCGGAGTACCTTCTTGTCTTATTTTAAATTGAAACGACTATATCTTTAAGGATCAAGTATGAACATAAAACAAAAACTCTATTTAAAACAACTGGATTTTTTACGCCCATTATTAGGATTAATCATTTTATTGGGGTTATTATTTTTTTATGGATTAGAGGATTTTGATAAATTATTTGATCAAGTAGGTTTTCGTTTACCCCATTGGCTGATTTATGCTTTATATGCGGTATTTGCGATTTATGCTTTATGGCGAACGTTTTTTGGTTGTATGATGTTGTTAGATAATAAACACCGAAAAAAAGCTAAATGCTTTTTTGCCTTGGTAA
Above is a window of Volucribacter amazonae DNA encoding:
- the slyD gene encoding peptidylprolyl isomerase; translated protein: MKVAKNVVVSIAYQVRTEDGVLVDEAPVNQPLEYLQGHNNLVVGLENALEGKSVGDKFEVKVKPEEGYGEYNENMVQRVPKDVFMGVDELEVGMRFIADTDVGPLPVVITEVGENDVVVDGNHMLAGQSLHFSVEVVATREATLEEIAHGHIHQEGGGCCGGHEEEGHGCGCGGHHHDHHHEHHHDHHHDHGCGCGHKH
- the arcB gene encoding aerobic respiration two-component sensor histidine kinase ArcB, with product MQNVKQFTQRYINWVIKLGRLKFSLLGFVILAIFALIIQGLSSLMIVGNIYWQDVIRSIIFGLLSAPFVIYFFTLLVEKLEHSRLKLAQSNNQLNENIIALNKAQQELEQKAEFLRSFIDASPDLVFYRSAQGQFLGCNKAMEILTGKTEKELLQMTPTQTFSPEIAERIQQIDQEILQNQQDITYEQWLKYPDGKLACFEIHKVPYFDTMTKNHCIMGFGRDITERKRYLEVIEKNSRDKTNLMATISHELRTPLNGIVGLSQILLDSQLTEQQRNYLKTIHVSAVSLGYIFSDIIDLEKLDSRRIEIYRKETDFHHFLNDINNIASFMAERKKLKFELQCDKHLPHWVMLDATRLSQILWNLISNAVKFTAQGKICLTVKSLGHTQLQFSLTDTGIGIAPQELDKIFTMYYQVEDKQHHQKALGSGIGLSISKHIAKLMDGDLTVQSEVGKGSTFTLTIKAQEVSQPSSLEQPQVNLPLNILLVEDIDVNITVAKAMLEKLGYQVDVAMTGQQAIAKFTQHQYDLLLLDIQLPDMTGFEVAQHLRQKYQADEYEYLPPLIALTANVINNKQEYLDKGMDDVLCKPLSIEALNRCLYDYFATDDNPAPPHQMKSTDQAAILDKVLLDELLTMLGQDFVQQNSQLFEQMMQEYLNELTILYQQYQQDPSRRKPLTELAHKIKGASASIGLKRLQQLAQQAQQDQDPQWHQHIGDWIKQLNQYWRQDLYVLQRYLRKA
- the recX gene encoding recombination regulator RecX, translating into MSSALHYVINLLARREYSEAEIRHKMQQKAFSPEEIEQAIQYCQQKNWQSDLRFCESYIRTRSQRGYGKLRIKQELNYLKGIDDETLNTVFDGMQIDWEELALTTLSKKFPHFAQVKDLKTKQKIWRYMASHGFYAEEFSHYIGQGDE